Proteins encoded within one genomic window of Stigmatopora argus isolate UIUO_Sarg chromosome 21, RoL_Sarg_1.0, whole genome shotgun sequence:
- the jarid2b gene encoding LOW QUALITY PROTEIN: protein Jumonji (The sequence of the model RefSeq protein was modified relative to this genomic sequence to represent the inferred CDS: inserted 2 bases in 1 codon) — MSKERPKRNIIHKKYDDSDGIPWSEERLMRKVLYLSLKEFRSAQKRQPDGHGSAEQNGSLANGPLNGSVSLSGHKDGVSLLASGQDEDGDFGEDGPAKKRPRLQAQRKFAQSQPNSPSTTPIKVAEPAALNVGPAAPALAAAPSSSPPTLSSSSSFATSSLSSSIQDLSRRKPKTEDFLTFLCLRGSPALPNNMAYFGSSQEDDDFGEAEDERDDHLRNGGHLHGVACGGHASSSCHSTPRKGKPIVRQPLNGHVFNNHSKAGIGESPRPKAAAAGATAGPLPPLLRERSERAEAREHVRMLQAMACANTSGAKGLATRRATEELRKQVSRVNGLTRLSALQAAAKRTRDLRLPSKTVKRYTATVSKGHVTYTKAKQRELGKKTKLGSGGGDDDDDYANNHNQHSQPAASNGLTHSGKAAAAATAYHSNAKTRKQVLLSNGQHGGDFNSRFNGRRRDDRDETRQGDFHGREGLRNSKRRPEAAPPPPPPNASEPKPGRDPKRARPPPPRTPPPPEPRVKKAGPVRSAAPSTPLSNGRPSQPPPPPXPPETAALPSSAPQAQQASSTPAESLNQRPRRASAGKLMLIRQAQRQLSRSHGRASSSPSPGRNHGRGATSDTGRSSSPPASPLPGLPGSHGAGRPAHRDKEWEREKELARQTEREQERGRGPRRSRPEGWAALAEVPVLRPPSADFQDPVAYLDGARERAEAAGLCRVVPPPDWRPECKLSEEMRFVTTVQRVHMLGRRWGPNVQRLACIRKHLKSQGISMDEPPVIGGCEVDLARFFHLINDMGGMQQAMDLKKWTKLADLLRIPKSAQDRLAKLQEAYLRYLLAYDSLDADERLRLQAEVLQEKRRLEARHGPLEGLADSAAPALPRYEPKNGLAGGVVGGNGVYQHLKDLEAQVKAGRRRLFAQEKEDGRRVADERDVDDVLGEQHKCIYKGKSVSLTNFFRIARNTMSMCFNKEPVAAEVEQEYWRLVEQRDSHVAVHCGKVDTSTHGSGFPTGKSEPFSKHGWNLTVLPNNSGSILRHLGAVPGVTVPWLNVGMVFSTSCWSRDQNRLPYIDYLHTGADCIWYCIPAEEKSKLDKVVHTLLQANGTPGLEMLEKNIMISPEVLCREGIRVHRTVQRSGQFVVCFPGAFVSKLCCGYSVSETVHFATPHWIQLGYQAAKDLKCRRIAKPFSMEKLLYQIATAESKRDNGLLLTTVAALLKDLRNLEMRQRRELFTAGLQSAARYGAHDEGRKKPRGKWTALESSERRCQICHHLCYLSMVVQETDNVVFCLECALRYVEKHKTGRGLKMMYRYDEEQINNLVKQVCGRATLKSGGGGGGGEVCRRPLSPAKASPAKRGAPRKRGGVEVSLSRLPPETAAVS, encoded by the exons GACGACAGCGATGGGATCCCGTGGTCGGAGGAGCGGCTGATGCGAAAGGTGCTTTACCTTTCCCTCAAGGAGTTTCGGAGCGCGCAGAAACGCCAGCCGGACGGCCATGGGAGCGCCGAGCAAAACG GCTCCTTAGCCAACGGGCCGCTGAACGGCTCGGTGTCCTTGAGCGGCCACAAAGACGGCGTCTCGCTGCTCGCGTCGGGCCAGGACGAGGACGGCGACTTCGGCGAGGATGGCCCGGCCAAAAAGAG GCCTCGCTTGCAGGCTCAGAGGAAGTTCGCCCAGTCGCAACCCAACTCACCCAGCACCACCCCCATCAAGGTGGCCGAGCCGGCCGCCCTCAACGTGGGCCCGGCCGCCCCCGCGTTGGCGGCCGCCCCCTCGTCGTCACCTCCGACGCTCTCATCGTCATCGTCGTTCGCCACCTCGTCTTTGTCGTCGTCCATCCAGGACCTGTCTCGGCGGAAGCCCAAGACCGAGGACTTCCTCACCTTCCTCTGCCTTAGAG GTTCGCCGGCCTTGCCCAACAACATGGCCTACTTCGGCAGCTCCCAGGAGGACGACGACTTTGGGGAGGCGGAAGACGAGCGCGATGACCATCTGAGGAATGGCGGCCATTTGCACGGCGTGGCGTGCGGTGGCCACGCTTCCTCTTCCTGCCATTCCACGCCACGCAAGGGCAAGCCCATCGTCAGGCAACCGCTCAACGGTCACG TGTTCAACAACCACAGCAAAGCGGGGATCGGGGAGAGCCCCCGGCccaaggcggcggcggcgggggctaCGGCGGGGCCCCTTCCGCCCCTCCTGAGGGAGCGCAGCGAGCGCGCCGAGGCTCGGGAACACGTCAGGATGTTGCAGGCCATGGCCTGCGCTAACACCAGCGGCGCTAAGGGCCTGGCCACCCGGAGGGCCACCGAGGAACTGCGAAAGCAG GTGTCGCGGGTGAACGGCCTGACGCGTCTGAGCGCCCTGCAGGCGGCCGCCAAGAGGACCCGCGACTTGCGGCTGCCGTCCAAAACTGTGAAGAGGTACACGGCCACTGTGTCCAAGGGCCACGTCACCTACACCAAAGCCAAGCAGAGGGAACTGGGCAAGAAAACCAAActcggcagcggcggcggcgacgacgacgacgactacgCGAACAATCACAATCAGCACAGCCAGCCAGCAGCCAGCAACGGGCTGACCCACTCAGgaaaagcagcagcagcagcaacagcctATCACAGCAATGCAAAAACACGCAAACAGGTGCTACTCTCCAACGGGCAGCACGGGGGCGACTTCAACAGCCGCTTCAACGGGCGCCGCCGCGACGACAGGGACGAAACGCGCCAAGGCGACTTCCACGGGCGGGAGGGTCTGCGCAACTCCAAGCGACGTCCGGAGGCggcgcccccgccgccgccgccgaacgCATCCGAGCCGAAGCCCGGCCGGGATCCCAAGAGGGCCCGCCCTCCGCCGCCCCGGACCCCGCCTCCGCCGGAGCCCCGCGTCAAAAAAGCGGGCCCCGTGCGCTCGGCCGCCCCCAGCACGCCGCTCTCCAACGGCCGGCCGTcgcagccgccgccgccccc gcCCCCGGAGACGGCCGCCCTGCCGTCGTCGGCGCCCCAGGCGCAGCAGGCCTCCTCCACGCCGGCCGAGTCGCTCAACCAGAGACCCCGGCGGGCGTCGGCCGGAAAACTGATGCTGATCCGACAGGCGCAGCGGCAGCTGAGCAGGTCTCACGGCCGCGCCTCTTCCTCCCCGTCGCCCGGCCGCAATCACGGGCGCGGCGCTACCTCAGACACCGGCCGCTCCTCCTCCCCGCCGGCCTCCCCTCTCCCGGGGCTGCCGGGGAGCCACGGCGCGGGGCGGCCGGCCCACCGCGACAAGGAGTGGGAACGCGAGAAGGAGCTGGCGCGCCAGACGGAACGAGAACAGGAGAGGGGGCGGGGGCCCCGCCGGAGCCGCCCCGAGGGCTGGGCGGCCCTGGCCGAAGTGCCCGTCTTGCGCCCGCCGTCCGCCGACTTCCAGGACCCCGTGGCCTACCTGGACGGCGCGCGGGAGCGGGCCGAGGCGGCCGGCCTGTGCCGTGTGGTGCCGCCGCCCGACTGGCGGCCCGAGTGCAAGCTGAGCGAAGAGATGCGCTTCGTCACCACCGTGCAGAGGGTCCACATGCTGGGCCGCCGATGGGGTCCCAACGTGCAGCGGCTGGCCTGCATACGAAAACACCTCAAATCTCAGGGCATCTCCATGGACGAGCCGCCAGTCATCG gCGGCTGCGAAGTGGACCTGGCGCGCTTCTTCCACTTGATCAACGACATGGGCGGCATGCAGCAGGCCATGGACTTGAAGAAGTGGACCAAGCTGGCCGACCTGCTGCGCATCCCCAAGTCGGCGCAGGATCGCCTGGCCAAGCTGCAGGAGGCCTACCTGCGCTACCTGCTAGCCTACGACTCGCTGGACGCCGACGAGCGCCTCCGCCTGCAGGCCGAG GTCCTGCAGGAGAAGCGGCGGCTGGAGGCGCGGCACGGGCCGCTGGAGGGCCTGGCCGACTCTGCGGCGCCGGCGCTGCCCCGCTACGAGCCCAAGAACGGGCTGGCGGGTGGCGTGGTGGGCGGCAACGGCGTCTACCAGCATCTGAAGGATCTGGAGGCTCAGGTCAAAGCCGGTCGGCGACGCCTCTTCGCTCAGGAAAAAGAGGACGGGCGTCGCGTGGCCGACGAGCGGGACGTTGATGACGTTCTCGGCGAGCAGCACAAATGTATTTACAAG ggcAAGTCGGTGTCGTTGACCAACTTCTTCCGGATAGCGCGCAACACCATGAGCATGTGCTTCAACAAGGAGCCCGTGGCCGCCGAAGTGGAG CAAGAGTACTGGCGCCTCGTGGAGCAGCGCGACAGTCACGTGGCCGTGCATTGTGGGAAAGTGGACACCAGCACACACGGAAGCGGCTTCCCCACCGGCAAGTCGGAGCCATTTTCAAA ACACGGGTGGAACCTCACCGTCCTTCCCAATAACTCGGGGTCCATCCTAAGGCATCTTGGTGCTGTGCCCG GGGTCACCGTTCCCTGGCTAAACGTGGGCATGGTCTTTTCTACCTCATGCTGGTCTCGAGACCAAAACCGCCTTCCGTACATCGATTATCTTCACACTGGTGCTGATTGCATTTG gtattgcatccctgctgaGGAAAAGTCCAAACTGGACAAGGTGGTCCACACGCTGCTGCAGGCCAATGGGACGCCCGGACTGGAAATGCTGGAGAAAAACATCATG ATTTCTCCGGAGGTGCTGTGCCGCGAGGGCATCCGCGTCCACCGCACGGTGCAGCGCAGCGGCCAGTTTGTGGTTTGCTTCCCCGGGGCCTTCGTCTCCAAACTCTGCTGCGGCTACAGCGTGTCTGAGACGGTCCACTTTGCCACGCCGCACTGGATCCAGCTGGGCTACCAGGCCGCCAAG GACCTGAAGTGCCGGCGCATCGCCAAGCCCTTCTCCATGGAGAAGCTCCTCTACCAGATCGCCACGGCCGAGTCCAAACGGGACAACGGCCTCCTGCTCACCACCGTGGCCGCCCTCCTCAAAGATCTCAG GAACCTGGAGATGCGTCAGCGGCGGGAGCTGTTCACCGCCGGCCTGCAGTCGGCGGCCCGCTACGGCGCTCACGACGAAGGCCGCAAGAAGCCGCGGGGCAAGTGGACGGCGCTGGAGTCCTCGGAGAGACGCTGCCAGATCTGCCACCACCTCTGCTACTTGTCCATG GTGGTGCAAGAGACGGACAACGTGGTGTTCTGCCTGGAGTGCGCGCTACGCTACGTGGAGAAGCACAAGACGGGCCGAGGCCTCAAGATGATGTACAGATACGACGAG GAGCAAATCAACAACTTGGTGAAGCAGGTGTGCGGACGGGCCACGCTAAAgagcggcgggggcggcggcggcggcgaggtcTGCCGCCGCCCCCTCAGCCCCGCCAAAGCCTCGCCGGCCAAACGCGGCGCCCCCCGCAAGCGCGGCGGCGTGGAGGTGTCGCTGTCCCGCCTCCCGCCCGAGACGGCCGCTGTGTCCTGA